GGTAATATACATAAGTGACATTGGGTTGGTAAGAAAGGATGGCCGAGTTCATTCTCTCTGGCCTTACATCAAAGTTACCCTCTGGATTGCGGTAAGGATTGGTTGTAGAAAAAGGAATGACCGAAGAAAAAATTTGAATTCCAGCAATGGGATCATCAGATTTGGGAAGTTTGCCATCATTACCAAGTTCCAATTCCTTAGGGAAACGAAACGGAATGAGGATCGCCAAATTACCGTTATGTGAGCCGCCAACTTGGAATAAAGAAGCTTTTGGGTCTGAAAAGGAATAACTCGAAAAGAAGGGCAGACCTTGTGCAAAAAGACTGTAACTCGCGATTGTGACGAGAAGGGTAAGTAATACTGTCTTTTTAAGCATCTAAAAGCATTTCTGCCTGATTTTCCTTAGTTTGGCAATGAAATTTGCTTTCTTCTCACTCTTTTTTTGTTATAAGTTTGATCAATGAATGAAAATGATACCAAGGTTGAACAATTTGGTCCCTGCACCATTCCAAACCCAGCAGGGTATGACTACTGGACGGAAGACAACTCCGTCGTTCTTTTCCAAACGATATTTTCAGGCCCTGCCGACGCTAAAAAAACCGTAGAAACAAGTCCCGTATTCTTTGAACAAGCTGGCCCTAAAGAAAATATCTATTTTCGCCCAGAAGAAGTCACTGCAGGCATTGTGACTTGCGGTGGACTTTGCCCTGGAATCAACGATGTCATCCGTGCTCTAGTGATGGAGCTCCATTACCGGTACAAAGTGCCCCGTATTTTGGGTTTTCCTTTTGGGTATGAAGGTCTGGTAAAAAAATTCGGGCACAGACCAGTGGAACTCACTCCTGATAAGGTGGCCCATATCATGAACTTCGGTGGCTCCATTCTCGGATCTTCTCGAGGGAACCAAAATATTGGAGATATGGTGGATACATTATTCCTCTACGGAGTGAAGATGTTGTTTTGTATTGGTGGGGACGGAACCTTACGCGGGGCCCAGGCCATCCAAGAGGAAGTGAGAAAACGAAAGGAAGATATCGCCATCGTTGGAATTCCCAAAACCATCGATAACGATATCAACTATGTGCAAAAGACTTTTGGATTCTCGACTGCTTTTAGTAAGGCGGTGGAAGCTGTGAACTGCGCTCATGAAGAGGCAAAGGGAGCACCTAGTGGAGTCGGCCTAGTGAAACTCATGGGTCGCCATTCCGGATTTATCGCCGTCAATTCGGCTCTTGCTTCGAAAAATGTAAATTTTGTCCTCATCCCAGAACTTGATTTTGATTTAGAAGGAGACGGTGCCTTTTTAACCGTTCTCAAAGAACGAGTGCAGAAGCGGGGTCACGCCGTTGTGATTTTGGCAGAAGGAGCCGGACAAAAGTTCTTTGAAGACAAAGGCGAAAAAGATCAATCGGGTAACAAGAAGTTGGCGGATATTGGAATTTTTATCAAAGATAAAATTACCGAGTATTTCAAAAAAGAAGGTGTGACTCTGAATCTAAAATACATCGATCCGAGTTATATCATTCGGTCTGTTCCTGCCAATGCCGAAGACTCTGTGTTCTGTGGTTTCCTTGCTCAAAATGCCGTCCATGCTGCTTTTGCTGGCCGGACAGGGTGTGTGGTAGGAATTTGGAACAATGTGTTTACGGTCATGCCGATCTCCCTGGCGATTGCGGAGAGAAAAGTGTTACGTCCCGAAAGGAGTACTCTCTGGCGGGCACTCCTTGCTTCGACAGGACAACCAAATTCAATGAAGGCGAAAGGCTAGAACGTATTGTTAGATTTTTTTAGCCAAAGGAAATGGATTTAAGGTCTAAAGACTAAGATGAAACAAAAGAGGAACATTCTCAAAACAAACCAAAAGTTTGTTTCTTGGATTTTATTTTTCTCTTTTGTCTTTGTTTTTTTCTGTTCTGCAGGAATAGTCAATTGTCCGAAAATTGGTTTTGACAGCGCAAGGAATGATGTAGAAGTTCAGAGTGATTTTACCTTCCCTTGCCATAATCCCTCTGATGGTGAAGAAAATTCAAATCAGACAAATCCTTGTCAGTGTTTAGAAGATTCCAAAAGCCAAGAGGTTTCTAACCAGCTCACACTTTCAAAATTACTACAAATCAGTTTTTATATTTTATTTTATACGCCTTCCGTTGAACCAATTTTGGTTTTATCGGAAAATCAAAAACACTGGAAATCGTTTTTAGTTTTTGAAGCTGATTTCCCGAACCAACAAAAAACCATAAAGTTACTCATTTAAACTCTAGTTTTTTTAAATAGAAAACAAAGGAGTTTAAAAATGAGGACTTATTATATTAATACATTAAGATATACTATTATTTTGTATCATTTACTTGTTTTACCTGTTTTTGCAGAAGGAAATGATAGAATTGATGAAAAAATTTACGCGATTCTGAAGAAACATCCTGAAGTATCACTGAAATTTTTGGAGGCAAAAGAAAAAGAATTTAGATCAAAACATGCTGATGTTTACCCCGATCCAAAAATTGGGTTTGCTTACAGATCTTATCCTTACCGTTCCGGGTTTGATACGGAGCGAACCAAACCGGACACTCCAGGTATGACGGGAAAAGAATATACGATTTCCCAAGAGATTCCATTCCCAGGAAAACTCAATTTAGAAAAACAAATATTGAAATCGGAATCTGAATTGGATTATTGGAGCGGGGTCTGGCTACAAAATGAGTTTATCAAAACATACTTTGAATTGGTGTTATCGCGAACTGCCATAGAAAAGGAATTAGTCGATTTATTTAAGATTGAAAAACAACTTGTTACCAA
This is a stretch of genomic DNA from Leptospira kanakyensis. It encodes these proteins:
- a CDS encoding ATP-dependent 6-phosphofructokinase; the encoded protein is MNENDTKVEQFGPCTIPNPAGYDYWTEDNSVVLFQTIFSGPADAKKTVETSPVFFEQAGPKENIYFRPEEVTAGIVTCGGLCPGINDVIRALVMELHYRYKVPRILGFPFGYEGLVKKFGHRPVELTPDKVAHIMNFGGSILGSSRGNQNIGDMVDTLFLYGVKMLFCIGGDGTLRGAQAIQEEVRKRKEDIAIVGIPKTIDNDINYVQKTFGFSTAFSKAVEAVNCAHEEAKGAPSGVGLVKLMGRHSGFIAVNSALASKNVNFVLIPELDFDLEGDGAFLTVLKERVQKRGHAVVILAEGAGQKFFEDKGEKDQSGNKKLADIGIFIKDKITEYFKKEGVTLNLKYIDPSYIIRSVPANAEDSVFCGFLAQNAVHAAFAGRTGCVVGIWNNVFTVMPISLAIAERKVLRPERSTLWRALLASTGQPNSMKAKG